The Leptospira noumeaensis genome includes the window GTTGGGCCGTATTGGCTTTTTCCCGTGAAATAAGACCAAAACTTTCGTTGCAAAGGAGAACGAAAAAACCGAGTGTCCGGAATCACTACGTGAATTTTTTTCTTTTTGAATTCTAAAAAGTAAGAATGAAAAATTCCGTTACCGTCTGTGGTTCCAAACTTCCTACCTTTTGGCATCAGGGAACCCATTTGGTTGATAAACACTTCGCGGCTCTTTTTTTTATCTTCAAACTCAGCACCACTGTCATTGATTCCATAATCATGGTCATCCCAAGTGGCTAGAATTTTAGATTCAGAACGAATGGTTTTCCATTCTGGTCTGGACAATTGTTTTTTGTAAGCTGGGATTTTTTCTTCGGCGACCAAACTATCGGCATAGATATTGTCACCTAACAAAAGAAGGAGGTTAAAGGACTCTTTTTTCCACTGGGATAAAACTGGACTTTCTTTGTCCTGATGCAAACAAGATCCGAACCCAATCCGCAAACGATTAGAGTCTTTTGCCTCAAGTGAAAAAGGAAATTGGAAAAAAGAAACCAAAAGTAAAAAAAATAAAACGAAGGGAAAAGGTTGTTTCATACAAATTCCAAAAATTGAAAAGAAAAAGATTCTTAGAATTTTTAGGAATGATTTCTCTCCCGTCAATCGGAAATCTCTTAACGCCCTCCCCTATAAAAACCTCTCATATAGGTGCTATCGGGTCTACCCATTGCATTTGAAGATCCGTAGATATTATTTCGCATTACTTCTCTCGAAAACATATTACGATACGTATACAACCGGTGGTATCTCGGATAATCCCACTTTTGAAAAGAAGTATTAAAGAGAACAACTTCTTGGTAATATCCATAATTGACATGTAACCCATAAATATATCCAGTAACAGGCCATTCCTCTGGAAAAAATTCTCCTGCCACTTCCACTTCCGTTTCTTGATACATATCCCTGACAGACCTTCTGTCTCCAATCGAACATGGTTCCATACGACTGGGAACTGGCCCTTCCATTAACACCAAACATTCCGAATTGTATCCATATTTTTCAGCATAAGCCAATTGTTGGTGCGGCCGTAAGTGTTTGGTATCATACAATCCACGAAGCGCCGTTTTTTTATCCAAAGTAGTACACTCGGAAATCCCAACTATCAGTATGGAAATTAGGAACCATATTCCTCTAGTTCTACGAAATGTGAATTTCATGTTAGCATTCTACTCGAATCTAACAGATATGCGATGGGAGGTTTCCGCAATTGCGGAAATTACCTAAAACGAAAAGGAACCGACCTTTATCCAAAACAAAGATACAGCTCCCATCGGTAAAAAATAAGTTATAGTTTTTTTACATTCAGTCGGTATGCACTGATATGTGAAGAAACCGCCAAACCTGAACACTTGTAGTTGTTAGGATCCACTAACCCGGAAGACTGAATGGTATATATTTTTCCCGTTTCTAAAGTCATTTGTTTGTTCACGCCTCCTGAGGAAGAATAAAGTTCCGTATTCCCATCCTTGAAGGCCACGATAAAATCAAACTGCTTCGAATTACAGTTATTAGATGTTAAGGTTTGCCTTCCTGAATTCCCTGAAACTTCATAAGAACCGGTTGTTGTAACAGAAAAAGAACCACTGGCCGCAACCACACTACAAATAGAAATGGAACCTTCACTAAGTTCAAAGGGAGTATTCGCATTTTCATTTGTCAGAAACTGACATGTGGGTGCAGTCAGAGCAGCCAGAACCAAGGCATCTGCCATTTTATCTCCGGTGAGTTTCAACCCAGAAATGAGACCCTCTTCTTTCTCTTCCGCACAACTCCATAAAAGGAGGGAAAGAACAGAAATCAAAATTAACTTATTCAACATCGGTAACCTACTAATTGTTTTTTATGTAGGTAAAAAAATCATTTGCCTGGTTCCATTTTATGAAAATTTTGGGCGCCTCGAGACGACCGCGCTTTCCGCTACAATCTTTTGCTCACGCAAAAGGATTTTCGCTCCAATCGCTGGCGCATGGATTCATTCTGAAAACCCACATTCTATATCCATCTCACAAGCAAATTGACTCGTATAACAGATATTTGAATTCGAACACCTGTGCGGCGAAGGCCCTCTGCAAGTTGAGGTTTCGACAAAGGCATGGCAGGTTCTGTTTAATTTTTCTTCTTCTGTCAGAACAATCATTTTTACCTGAGATTGAATCTTTAATGTTGGGTTAGATTTTAACACCGCACGAATCGGATAAAATCGATATTCATTCCCTGTTGTTTCCGTAGGAATTCCTTTGATTTCTCCAGAGTTTTTATCTAAGTAAATTCCCTCAGGTAAATTTGATTCGGAAACAAATTCAATTTCTCCCAAACTTCTTAAAACCCTCAGCGAATTCTCAGAAAATTTGGGAGCCTCTGGTGTGATGGACATTCCTAACAGAAAGGACATAGACCGAAGCATATAACGAAAGGAACCGAGACAGGGAATGGATATTTGATTGTTACCTGATGGGCTCCCCGAAGGAACAATCTGAAATGGTGAGTCAGAACAAAGAGTCACGGACACTGTAATTTTAGTATTTGTCACTTCCGTAAATTTTAAAAATTTGGAAGCACCTTCACCAAATATTTGTTTTTCGGTGACGTTTTCTAAATTTTTACCTTCGATGGAAAAACTAGAATTTTCCATGACCACACTCGGAGAAACAGAATCAACAGAATACACGCCCGCTGGCCTTAACCCAGGTTCCTCCACTGTTGTTTGGCCTTCTCCCGCGAGTGAAATCAGACCAAGTAAACTCACCATCCATGATCCATCTGAGTTTGGATCCTTGGCCGAACAACTAAGCAAAATAAGAAAAGATGTAACGAACAAACCAATCTTATAAGATAGAAATAGAATTATTTTTTTTGTCATATTGACCACCTCTACAAGAGAGAGGGGTCAAAAATGATAGATCTTGGTTTTAAAACTTAAAGTTTTATTTTATGTTGAATGAATCAATCGCAGGAAGCGGCCATCACTCTTGAAGCTCCGTTATTCGAAGATACTGCCACAAACGTATTTTTTCCAAACGTAATGGATTTCCATGCGATTTGCTCTGGGGCAAGTTGTGCTTTCCAAGTAATTCCATCTGTGGATGTCATAATCCGTTCGGTTCCATCTAAAGACACTGCCACAAAAAGACCATTCCCGTAAGTTACGCCATACCATGAGTTCTGTGCAACAGAACGTGGTGTCCAGGTGATTCCGTCAGAAGATGTCATCACCCGATTGGTTCCAGTAGAAGCAACAGCCACAAAAAGTCCATTTCCATAAGTTATGGAATTCCATTGGATAGCTTGGACATCATTCCGTGCTGTCCAAGTGATCCCGTCAGGGGAAGTAATAACTTTTGCACTCGCTAGAGCCACAAAAAGTCCATTTCCAAATCCAACTTGTGACCAAGGTTCTGTAGCAGGAGGAGTACGACTGGTCCAATTGATTCCGTCGGGAGATGTTATGGCCCTATCTGCACTATTACTAGCAACTGCTACAAACGTACCATTCCCAAAAGTGAGACTTTGTAATATTGGAGTTGGAGAAGTTCTGGTCGTCCATGTTGCTCCGTCAGGAGATGACATCACTTTCTCTGGTGTTGCAGAAGGAGA containing:
- a CDS encoding alkaline phosphatase D family protein; its protein translation is MKQPFPFVLFFLLLVSFFQFPFSLEAKDSNRLRIGFGSCLHQDKESPVLSQWKKESFNLLLLLGDNIYADSLVAEEKIPAYKKQLSRPEWKTIRSESKILATWDDHDYGINDSGAEFEDKKKSREVFINQMGSLMPKGRKFGTTDGNGIFHSYFLEFKKKKIHVVIPDTRFFRSPLQRKFWSYFTGKSQYGPTSNEDATMLGEEQWKWLEEELNQPSDLLIFVSSVQVIPTEQPFEKWGNFPKERERLFQILNSAKTSDLVILSGDRHIAEIYEYPFSETRKFVEVTSSSLNLPLPFLQLEYDSEYKLGSAFRDENYGTLEIELIEGKLVWRSLIKDKNGNVVLSYPKSDSN